The Nycticebus coucang isolate mNycCou1 chromosome 5, mNycCou1.pri, whole genome shotgun sequence genome window below encodes:
- the LOC128586634 gene encoding small ubiquitin-related modifier 2-like: MADEKPKKEVKTNNNDHINLKVAGQDGSVVQFKIKRHTPLSKQMKAYCEKQVEMEGEDTIDVFQQQTGGVY, translated from the exons ATGGCAGATGAAAAGCCTAAGAAAGAAGTCAAGACTAACAACAACGATCACATTAATTTGAAGGTGGCGGGACAGGATGGTTCTGTGGTGCAGTTTAAGATTAAGAGGCATACACCACTTAGTAAACAAATGAAAGCCTACTGTGAAAAACAGG TGGAAATGGAGGGTGAAGATACAATTGACGTGTTCCAACAGCAGACAGGAGGCGTCTACTAA